A genomic region of Stenotrophomonas sp. NA06056 contains the following coding sequences:
- a CDS encoding winged helix-turn-helix domain-containing protein gives MTAPWPSETQALQVGDLLLDLRYRRIVSLDSSIELQHRVFDLLLLLVSEPDKLFTRNELFDRLWTGLVVDDANLSQSVWLLRKALGESRREWIRTVAKRGYVFQPPGPVRWFPAMPSFDEEGRIVLPVASEAYPAPIAPAASVGATSESSLPLEREGEGTSSQEGAGDSEARSARKPEPNAKKLRRPGSWLVATAAIVLICVAAIAWQLWPRGPAAPIYVAMMPVQANSGLDTPWASELLRQWSSWKLQQLPAVRLVSGEALATGKHSIAPSVVLVSAVRSVDGRQVTVRARIQRHGKDQLLQQTVPTEKVPGAVDALSRQLLEALVPGSGAGWPVLDINASAAQRYAPVGVAFEQRDWHRVQVEGTALLNDAPRFGLLHLQLAIAQSNLGESLDAVRQMELANQFLTPLPPDALASLRAQQLEVDPRRARDAERAIKSLVSRHPDFPPYRERYAQVLNMSGQFQKAIKELERPEWMNQESIDARYQREMLLSQAHLNLGKSEAAISHARAARELAQSLGPGMRTQAADAALREAHAVASTDPGKGAEAFRQAARLFVEAGSDNLAHYALTQTAIYAGEIAPDGEEVRKALDRTRQSGALDQQLNIQVALANISQDQAQRLRWIQEALLTARSMGNLTMQASLEAELALDDLLQTRVSNAQARAIQMQALGLDGVAGAHVNAVLSWIYLAQGKLEPSRLASQRALESLPLDDGAISSIRSAAACSLLLYSTYMADRQDADALATTCQSARSDASRFGAAWMQAQEALLLDDRVAARQHYQQALALIDADPQSATQPVPVAIATGRLRVARVAVRIGDRATAARLAGQITAANARSPLPPLTQLELAVLNAEVAAAGGDWRASRNHSQSALEKMPEGLVELRHRLDLLSVADAERHGQAAVAVARAKSLFGKAKAEKDVRVQQQVLSLVSAGALGLVGPALAETQAGRRALPGATLVWLGPRETSSQDRTQPVKTTAGHD, from the coding sequence ATGACCGCACCTTGGCCTTCGGAAACGCAGGCGCTCCAGGTCGGCGATCTGCTGCTGGACCTTCGCTATCGACGCATCGTATCGCTCGATAGCAGTATCGAGCTGCAGCATCGAGTGTTCGATCTGCTTCTGTTGCTGGTGTCCGAACCGGACAAGCTCTTCACCCGAAACGAGCTGTTTGATCGCCTGTGGACCGGCCTCGTGGTGGATGATGCCAATCTGTCGCAGAGCGTCTGGCTGCTACGCAAGGCACTGGGAGAATCACGCCGAGAGTGGATTCGTACGGTCGCCAAGCGAGGCTACGTCTTCCAGCCACCCGGTCCGGTTCGATGGTTCCCTGCGATGCCGAGCTTCGACGAGGAGGGGCGCATTGTTCTGCCAGTGGCCAGCGAAGCGTATCCGGCGCCGATCGCGCCGGCCGCCTCCGTGGGCGCTACATCGGAGTCATCACTTCCGCTGGAGAGGGAAGGCGAGGGCACTTCCTCCCAGGAGGGTGCGGGGGACAGCGAGGCGAGATCTGCCCGGAAGCCGGAACCCAATGCGAAGAAGCTGCGCCGGCCGGGCTCCTGGCTGGTGGCCACAGCGGCCATTGTGCTCATCTGCGTGGCCGCGATCGCGTGGCAGCTGTGGCCCCGAGGCCCGGCGGCACCCATCTACGTAGCGATGATGCCCGTACAAGCCAACAGTGGCCTTGATACGCCTTGGGCGTCCGAGCTACTGCGGCAATGGAGCAGCTGGAAACTCCAGCAGCTTCCAGCCGTTCGATTGGTGAGCGGCGAGGCGCTGGCGACCGGCAAGCACTCGATCGCACCGAGCGTGGTTCTGGTGAGTGCTGTCCGCAGCGTAGACGGCAGGCAGGTGACGGTGCGGGCCAGAATCCAGCGGCACGGAAAGGATCAATTGCTGCAGCAAACCGTCCCGACAGAGAAGGTACCCGGCGCGGTAGATGCGCTTTCCCGACAGTTGCTGGAAGCACTGGTGCCCGGCTCTGGAGCGGGATGGCCGGTTCTGGACATCAACGCATCCGCTGCCCAGCGCTACGCCCCTGTGGGCGTGGCGTTCGAGCAGCGCGACTGGCACCGGGTCCAGGTCGAGGGCACCGCGCTGTTGAACGATGCACCGCGATTTGGTTTGTTGCATCTGCAGCTGGCCATTGCCCAGTCGAACCTGGGTGAGAGTCTTGATGCCGTTCGCCAGATGGAGCTGGCCAACCAGTTCTTGACCCCGTTGCCGCCGGATGCGCTGGCTTCGTTGCGCGCCCAGCAGCTGGAGGTCGACCCGCGACGCGCCCGGGACGCGGAGCGCGCGATCAAGTCTCTGGTATCCCGGCACCCGGACTTTCCGCCCTATCGTGAACGCTACGCGCAGGTTCTCAACATGTCCGGGCAGTTCCAGAAGGCCATCAAGGAACTGGAAAGGCCCGAGTGGATGAACCAGGAGAGCATTGATGCCCGCTACCAGCGCGAGATGCTGCTCAGCCAGGCCCACTTGAACCTCGGCAAGTCCGAGGCCGCCATCAGTCACGCACGTGCTGCCCGTGAGCTCGCGCAATCACTCGGCCCGGGTATGCGCACCCAGGCTGCGGACGCTGCGCTGAGGGAGGCGCATGCGGTTGCATCAACCGATCCTGGCAAGGGAGCCGAGGCCTTCAGGCAGGCGGCGAGGCTGTTCGTCGAGGCAGGCTCTGACAATCTTGCGCACTACGCGCTGACCCAGACCGCGATCTACGCAGGGGAGATCGCGCCTGATGGTGAGGAAGTCAGGAAGGCTCTGGATCGCACGCGGCAATCAGGTGCACTCGACCAGCAGCTCAACATCCAGGTGGCACTGGCCAATATCAGCCAGGACCAGGCGCAACGACTCCGCTGGATACAGGAAGCGCTGCTGACTGCACGGAGCATGGGCAATCTCACGATGCAAGCCTCACTCGAGGCCGAACTGGCCTTGGATGATCTTTTGCAGACCCGGGTCAGCAATGCCCAGGCCCGAGCGATCCAGATGCAGGCACTGGGTCTGGACGGCGTCGCAGGTGCGCATGTGAACGCTGTGCTGTCATGGATCTATCTGGCCCAAGGCAAGCTGGAGCCGAGCCGCCTCGCCAGTCAACGCGCGCTCGAGTCTCTTCCGTTGGACGACGGCGCGATCAGTTCCATCCGCAGCGCAGCGGCGTGCTCGCTGTTGCTGTACAGCACCTACATGGCCGATCGGCAGGATGCTGATGCGCTCGCCACCACCTGCCAGTCGGCTCGTAGTGATGCATCGAGATTCGGTGCAGCGTGGATGCAGGCGCAGGAGGCACTACTGTTGGATGATCGTGTTGCGGCCAGGCAGCACTATCAACAGGCACTTGCATTGATTGATGCGGATCCGCAAAGCGCGACGCAGCCTGTGCCCGTTGCCATCGCCACTGGCAGGCTGCGCGTGGCTAGAGTGGCTGTGCGAATTGGCGACCGCGCCACAGCAGCAAGGCTTGCCGGCCAGATCACCGCGGCGAACGCACGCAGTCCGCTGCCCCCGCTGACCCAGCTGGAACTGGCGGTGCTCAATGCAGAGGTCGCCGCCGCCGGTGGTGACTGGCGCGCCAGCCGCAACCATTCCCAGAGCGCCCTTGAGAAGATGCCAGAGGGACTGGTCGAGCTGCGACATCGACTGGATCTGCTCAGCGTGGCTGACGCCGAGCGCCATGGCCAGGCTGCAGTGGCGGTTGCCCGTGCCAAGTCGCTTTTCGGCAAGGCGAAAGCGGAGAAGGATGTCCGCGTCCAGCAGCAGGTATTGAGCCTGGTATCAGCTGGCGCACTGGGTTTGGTGGGGCCGGCGCTCGCCGAGACGCAGGCCGGGCGGCGGGCACTTCCTGGCGCCACCTTGGTGTGGCTGGGGCCTCGTGAGACGTCATCACAGGACCGGACGCAACCCGTGAAGACCACCGCAGGGCACGATTGA
- a CDS encoding EAL domain-containing protein yields MLVVDQDSPGVPLAPEDLMRAMSNDELVVLYRPTVECGSQRVVGAEALVRWQHPHRGLIAPGCFIRLAEEQGLIHRLGRWMLNRACIQLREWQEAGNVDWTVSVNISPIQLRRRDFCAQVREVLHRNGIAAEKLTLQIAESCLMQQIEDCRETLADLSAEGVQIALDAFGVGFTSLARIKHLPVNEVKIDPVFIAEVDSNPVDSNIVSTIVTLGAILGLRVVADGVQRQEQRHAVELLGCDQSQGLLHAPPVSGSLFRRRFGMQAHTLLEVPRSTVTEVAFG; encoded by the coding sequence ATGCTTGTCGTCGATCAGGACAGCCCCGGCGTCCCACTTGCGCCGGAAGACTTAATGCGGGCAATGAGCAACGACGAGCTGGTCGTGCTGTACCGGCCCACGGTCGAATGCGGAAGCCAGCGGGTAGTCGGCGCCGAGGCACTGGTTCGCTGGCAGCACCCGCACCGGGGGCTTATCGCTCCCGGCTGCTTCATCAGGCTTGCCGAGGAGCAAGGGCTCATCCATCGGCTGGGCCGATGGATGCTCAACCGTGCCTGTATCCAGCTGCGGGAATGGCAGGAGGCGGGCAACGTCGACTGGACGGTCTCCGTCAACATCTCACCGATCCAGCTGCGCCGGCGCGACTTCTGCGCACAGGTCCGCGAGGTCCTGCACCGCAACGGCATTGCCGCAGAGAAACTGACACTGCAGATTGCCGAGTCCTGCTTGATGCAGCAGATCGAGGATTGCCGCGAAACGCTGGCGGACCTGTCTGCCGAGGGCGTTCAGATCGCGCTGGACGCGTTTGGTGTCGGCTTCACCAGCCTGGCGCGGATCAAGCACCTTCCGGTCAACGAAGTGAAGATCGACCCCGTCTTCATCGCCGAGGTGGACAGCAATCCGGTCGATTCCAACATCGTGTCGACCATCGTCACCCTGGGGGCAATCCTTGGGCTGCGGGTGGTGGCTGACGGTGTCCAGCGCCAGGAGCAGCGGCATGCGGTCGAGCTGCTTGGCTGCGACCAGAGCCAGGGCCTGCTGCACGCACCCCCTGTCAGCGGCAGTCTGTTCCGGCGCAGATTCGGAATGCAGGCCCACACGCTCCTGGAGGTCCCCAGGTCGACAGTAACGGAGGTGGCGTTTGGATAA
- a CDS encoding EAL domain-containing protein, which yields MACLISAEPFGLITRGDLRRCIDEGQLQLHYQPIIDLVGGAVSGVEAVLRWRHPDLGWSSPHDFLALVEASDLTHHLGFWVLDTASLQIARWRAQGANWSLSACTSLQQLQYLPYRNGLQRMFVNQRLHPRQLTLVFSASELPDGARSFRQLSGLSSLAVEFSLAILNTGSVDPLWLQSLPVKEIKLAPRGQTPRSACPAATVTPASLLKAAHGRRLRVVGMNVDTGREFRTSQELGLDLAQGDFVCPPMAADAVFARLSRMGAIAGLPGP from the coding sequence ATGGCCTGCTTGATATCTGCTGAGCCGTTCGGACTGATCACGCGCGGCGACCTGCGTCGCTGCATCGATGAAGGGCAGCTGCAGTTGCACTATCAGCCGATCATTGACTTGGTGGGCGGGGCGGTTTCCGGAGTGGAAGCGGTGCTGCGCTGGCGGCATCCGGACCTGGGATGGAGTTCGCCGCATGACTTCCTGGCGCTGGTCGAAGCCTCCGACCTGACTCATCATCTTGGCTTCTGGGTACTGGACACTGCAAGTCTGCAGATCGCCCGGTGGCGAGCGCAGGGGGCAAACTGGAGCCTGTCTGCCTGTACGTCGCTGCAGCAACTCCAATATCTGCCGTATCGAAATGGCCTGCAACGCATGTTCGTCAACCAGCGATTGCATCCGCGCCAGCTCACGCTCGTGTTCAGCGCCTCAGAGCTGCCCGATGGCGCACGCAGCTTCCGACAACTTTCAGGGCTGTCCTCACTGGCTGTGGAGTTCTCACTGGCGATTCTCAACACGGGCAGCGTCGATCCGTTGTGGCTGCAATCGCTACCCGTCAAGGAAATCAAGCTTGCCCCGCGTGGTCAGACGCCCCGGAGTGCTTGCCCGGCCGCAACTGTTACGCCGGCGTCCTTGCTGAAGGCTGCCCACGGGCGCCGACTGCGCGTGGTGGGAATGAACGTAGACACCGGGCGCGAGTTCCGCACCTCACAGGAACTGGGGTTGGACCTGGCGCAAGGGGACTTCGTCTGCCCGCCAATGGCCGCTGATGCAGTGTTCGCGCGTCTCTCGCGCATGGGCGCTATCGCCGGCTTGCCGGGTCCATAA
- a CDS encoding TerD family protein has product MFQILLRRRSMVVLERGDGTTPVELVATIQRNLAAYGYGLAADLEARLSSLGADEAVNFYRRLERELKAMLGAYRVFRPLYPGFPAQVMALAEGELYLNALRHYWGLVDAFPGGQHRSPSKEQPRLRPLRLGSPADLTSVFTRLAQSKAPYSPQDREDVARFIVQYGQSITRLIPAKVACKENLAVLAGTMLREGFDPAALDPSIQTATDVLRIAAAMSGGDVSLAQPTKFGRLPRSVRARLLAWLERTPSRLEDMQRWEGRWIRLGERLHPGEYTHRYPQTAAAFNALRNGQRERGFNSRVEVALARTDGAQQQTGWGDGPAEALELLKSRPGELARRLDTLLRLGGGSDVLEAFAAVASRVSTPVLLQLMTHFRHRSTPGQRVFFPKGKVANVFARSDALQPLQPCSISDVISICDRTLVVRFATLPPLGRCYLDPAMMRYLAPFSQRSASKALRTIVRGSRVPIENSPTLRFFTWWRNARGRVDIDLSAAMYADDFRYVDTLSYYNLRNFGAVHSGDVVDAPKGASEFIDIDVARCRSLDVRYVVVCINNFTGQAFCDLPECYAGWMARHHPDSGEPYEPATVVDRFDVSSDTQFCLPMIFDLEAKEMIWADIAVATNPHWQNNVENNLAGVSLMLRALTQLRKLDLHTLFDLHARARGTFVDTPEDADTVFSEHAGITPKYLEKISAEFL; this is encoded by the coding sequence ATGTTCCAGATCCTTCTTCGTCGTAGATCGATGGTTGTGTTGGAGCGGGGTGATGGCACTACACCCGTTGAGCTGGTTGCCACCATCCAGCGGAATCTGGCCGCGTATGGTTACGGCCTGGCCGCGGATCTCGAAGCGCGACTGTCGTCGCTCGGTGCCGATGAAGCGGTCAATTTCTATCGTCGCCTGGAGCGGGAACTGAAGGCGATGCTTGGCGCGTATCGGGTATTCAGGCCGCTGTATCCCGGCTTTCCTGCTCAAGTCATGGCGCTGGCCGAGGGCGAACTCTATCTCAACGCCCTGAGACACTACTGGGGGCTGGTGGATGCGTTTCCCGGAGGCCAGCACCGCTCGCCGTCCAAAGAACAGCCCAGGCTGCGGCCGCTTCGCCTGGGGTCACCGGCTGACCTGACGTCAGTGTTCACTCGGTTGGCGCAATCCAAGGCGCCTTACTCGCCACAGGATCGTGAGGACGTAGCCCGATTCATCGTGCAGTACGGTCAATCGATTACCCGCCTGATACCCGCGAAAGTGGCCTGCAAGGAGAACCTCGCGGTTCTTGCTGGAACGATGTTGCGGGAAGGGTTCGATCCGGCTGCGCTGGACCCCAGCATTCAAACCGCCACCGATGTACTGCGTATCGCAGCAGCGATGAGTGGCGGCGACGTATCGTTGGCGCAACCGACCAAGTTCGGACGGCTTCCGCGCTCGGTTCGTGCGCGCCTGCTGGCGTGGCTGGAACGCACGCCCTCACGGCTGGAGGACATGCAGCGCTGGGAGGGTCGCTGGATTCGTCTCGGCGAGCGCCTACATCCCGGGGAGTACACGCATCGATACCCACAAACTGCGGCGGCGTTTAATGCACTACGCAACGGTCAACGCGAGCGCGGATTCAACAGCCGTGTGGAAGTCGCGCTCGCGCGCACCGACGGTGCGCAGCAGCAAACCGGCTGGGGAGATGGCCCCGCGGAGGCGCTGGAGCTACTGAAGTCACGACCCGGCGAGCTTGCGCGGCGTCTTGACACGCTGCTGCGCCTTGGCGGGGGCAGTGACGTGCTGGAGGCGTTTGCTGCCGTGGCGTCGCGGGTTTCCACGCCGGTGCTGCTCCAGCTGATGACCCACTTCCGCCACCGCAGCACGCCGGGCCAACGAGTGTTCTTCCCCAAGGGCAAGGTGGCCAACGTCTTTGCGCGAAGCGACGCCCTGCAGCCGCTGCAGCCGTGTTCGATCTCGGATGTGATTTCGATTTGTGACCGAACGCTGGTTGTTCGTTTCGCGACACTGCCCCCCCTGGGCCGCTGTTACCTAGATCCAGCGATGATGCGCTATCTGGCACCGTTCTCGCAGCGCTCCGCCTCAAAAGCCCTGCGCACCATTGTGCGCGGCAGCCGTGTGCCGATTGAGAATTCACCCACGCTCCGCTTCTTCACCTGGTGGAGGAACGCACGCGGACGCGTGGATATCGACTTGTCTGCAGCTATGTATGCGGATGATTTCCGCTATGTGGATACGCTCTCTTACTACAACCTTCGTAACTTCGGCGCCGTTCACAGCGGGGATGTCGTTGATGCGCCCAAGGGGGCAAGCGAGTTCATCGATATCGATGTTGCCCGCTGCAGAAGCCTGGACGTGCGCTACGTGGTCGTTTGCATCAACAACTTCACCGGCCAGGCATTCTGTGATCTGCCAGAGTGCTATGCCGGGTGGATGGCGCGGCATCACCCCGATTCCGGCGAGCCCTATGAACCCGCCACGGTCGTGGACCGTTTCGATGTGTCTTCTGACACGCAGTTCTGCCTTCCGATGATCTTCGACCTCGAAGCGAAAGAGATGATCTGGGCAGACATTGCTGTGGCTACCAATCCGCATTGGCAGAACAACGTTGAGAACAATCTTGCCGGCGTATCACTGATGCTGCGCGCGCTCACGCAGCTGCGGAAGCTCGACCTGCATACACTCTTCGATCTTCATGCGCGCGCACGCGGCACATTCGTGGACACGCCGGAGGATGCTGACACTGTGTTCTCAGAGCACGCTGGCATCACACCCAAGTATCTCGAGAAGATTTCTGCCGAGTTTCTCTAG
- a CDS encoding LysR family transcriptional regulator, whose protein sequence is MGVENYDQLALFALVARERSFTRAAAQLGMSQPALSRSMRQLEERLGVRLLARTTRSVSPTEAGEQLLRVIAPRFEEIDTELAQLSAYRDKPAGRIRITAGEHAALTVMQPVLGKLLPTHADLNIEVIVDYGLTDIVAEGFDAGIRMGEQVAKDMIAVRVGPDLRMAVVGSPAYFRHHPKPKSPHDLTRHNCITIRLPTHGGIFAWEFEKKGQELKVRVEGQLVFNNIALRLGAALEGLGLAYMPEDLVRPHVQAGTLVHVLQDWCPSFPGYHLYYPSRRQSSPAFTVLRDALRYRG, encoded by the coding sequence ATGGGTGTCGAAAACTACGACCAGTTGGCCCTGTTCGCCCTGGTGGCGCGGGAGCGCAGCTTTACCCGTGCTGCCGCCCAGCTGGGCATGTCCCAACCTGCCCTGAGCCGGTCCATGCGCCAGCTGGAAGAGCGCTTGGGCGTGCGCCTGCTTGCCCGCACCACCCGCAGCGTTTCGCCCACCGAGGCCGGGGAGCAGCTGCTGCGGGTGATCGCGCCGCGCTTCGAGGAGATCGATACCGAGCTTGCGCAGCTCAGTGCATACCGCGACAAACCCGCCGGCCGCATCCGCATCACCGCGGGCGAGCATGCCGCGCTCACCGTGATGCAGCCGGTGCTGGGCAAACTGCTGCCGACCCACGCCGACCTCAACATCGAAGTGATCGTCGACTATGGGCTGACCGACATCGTGGCCGAGGGCTTCGATGCCGGCATCCGCATGGGCGAGCAGGTGGCCAAGGACATGATCGCCGTGCGCGTGGGGCCGGATCTGCGCATGGCCGTGGTCGGGTCACCGGCCTACTTCCGGCACCATCCCAAGCCTAAATCACCGCACGACCTCACCCGGCACAACTGCATCACCATCCGCCTGCCGACCCACGGTGGCATCTTCGCGTGGGAGTTCGAGAAGAAGGGCCAGGAGTTGAAGGTTCGGGTGGAAGGCCAGCTGGTGTTCAACAACATCGCCCTGCGCCTGGGCGCGGCGCTGGAGGGGCTGGGGCTGGCCTACATGCCCGAGGACCTGGTGCGCCCCCATGTGCAGGCCGGCACTCTGGTCCACGTGCTGCAGGACTGGTGCCCCTCCTTCCCCGGCTACCACCTGTACTACCCCAGCCGCAGGCAGTCATCTCCTGCGTTCACCGTGCTGCGTGATGCCTTGCGCTATCGGGGGTGA
- a CDS encoding aldo/keto reductase, giving the protein MKTRILGQGLEVSALGLGCMGMSAAYGPAADKQQMIALIRTAVERGVTHFDTAEAYGPFANEALVGEALAPVRDQVVIATKFGFDIDPATGARGAGTNSQPAHIRAVVEASLKRLRSERIDLLYQHRVDPAVPIEDVADAVKTLIAEGKVAHFGLSEAGVQTIRKAHAVQPLAAVQSEYSLFWREPEQELLPLLEELGIGFVPFNPLGAGFLTGKIDENTQFDATDFRTVVPRFSVESRRANMALVDVVKAVAAGKGATPAQVALAWLLAQKPWISPIPGTTKLHRLDENLGAVDLVLDEADLDRIDEEVAQIRVSGARLPEAALRMTGK; this is encoded by the coding sequence ATGAAGACCCGTATCCTTGGACAAGGACTGGAAGTGTCCGCCCTCGGCCTCGGCTGCATGGGCATGAGCGCGGCGTACGGCCCGGCCGCCGACAAGCAGCAGATGATCGCGTTGATCCGCACGGCGGTGGAGCGTGGCGTCACCCATTTCGATACCGCCGAGGCCTACGGGCCGTTCGCCAACGAAGCACTGGTGGGTGAGGCCTTGGCACCGGTGCGCGACCAGGTGGTGATTGCCACCAAGTTCGGTTTTGACATCGACCCGGCAACCGGCGCCCGCGGTGCCGGCACCAACAGCCAGCCTGCACACATCCGGGCCGTTGTAGAGGCCAGCCTGAAGCGGCTGCGCAGCGAACGCATTGACCTGCTGTACCAGCATCGCGTTGACCCGGCGGTGCCCATCGAGGACGTTGCCGACGCGGTGAAGACCCTCATCGCCGAGGGCAAGGTTGCCCACTTCGGCCTGTCTGAAGCGGGTGTGCAGACGATCCGAAAAGCGCATGCGGTGCAGCCACTGGCGGCGGTGCAGAGCGAGTACTCGCTGTTCTGGCGTGAGCCGGAGCAGGAGTTGCTTCCCTTGCTGGAAGAGCTGGGCATTGGCTTCGTACCTTTCAACCCGCTGGGCGCCGGTTTCCTGACCGGAAAGATCGACGAGAACACGCAGTTCGACGCCACGGATTTCCGCACGGTTGTGCCGCGTTTCTCTGTTGAATCGCGGCGGGCCAACATGGCATTGGTGGACGTAGTGAAGGCGGTGGCGGCAGGGAAGGGGGCCACGCCGGCCCAGGTCGCCCTGGCTTGGCTGCTGGCCCAGAAGCCGTGGATCTCGCCGATTCCAGGCACCACCAAGCTTCATCGGCTGGATGAGAACCTGGGTGCGGTGGATCTGGTGCTGGATGAGGCCGATCTGGACCGTATTGATGAAGAGGTGGCGCAGATACGTGTCAGCGGAGCGCGCTTGCCGGAGGCTGCGTTGAGGATGACTGGGAAGTAG